The segment TGATTTTAAATCGATGCTAGCAACTCCTCATATGTGGCGGTGGTGGTAGTGTAGAAGTTAGAGAAGATCGCGACTGGAGAGTTACCGGTGTGAATCCCGGGGCTGGCTGGGGAAAATGCGGGTGAGGCGAGGcgtctgctcctcctcctccaccaccctgCACCCTTAAAGCAATGAAGCGCCTCACCTACGACATGTGGTTCTGCTGGGAGGCcaggttctgctgctgctgctgctgcatgaggagctgctgctgctggcgcCGCCGGGCCGTGCGGAGCTTCTCGAAGCgcgcctccatctcctccagcacCTTGGGGGTATAGCGGACCACCAGCTTCACGCTCTCCTTGGCCGCCTTCAGCAGCTCCACCGCTTTCTCGTGGTGCTCGCCCTCCAcactctgcagagagagagagagagagagagaggtggggtgaggaggagggtaTTTTTCTGGTAGTAATGTGAATAATGAATGTGAGTCACTACAAGGCAGGTAGTGAGTAGGCATCCATGTAACGgagtgatggtgtgtgtgtgtgtgtgtgtgtgtgtgtgtgtgtgtgtggtgttcaaGGTCGTTGTAGAACTTCAGCCGGAACTGATTTGAATCGCTTTTTAAAATTAGTAACCCCTCTTAGGGAAGAGGGGTTTTTGAAATTCCCCTCTGTTTTTCAGACCCAATGGCATTAAGTGGAAATGAGCAGTCAATGTTATCCAGTGTCTGCTGGGTGAAGAAGTGCTTCTGCTCCACAGTGAAGATACAGTTTGATGTCAATAGCTCTCCTGAATATTGAACTCACTTATCCACCCAGAAATCAGACAGCAGATGCTTCTGCTGCGTATAACAATTCCATTCTGTGAGAGGCTGGTAAAAATTGAGATAAGATGTTTATTCCAGGATATAGCTTTTTGTCAGGCAATCTTATCACAAgtcacaggagaggagggagaggagggctgTGGACTACCTCCATTTCAGTAGATGGGTGTAGGCTTAAATGATAAATACATGCAGGGAACCTTATTTACACATTTGTAACCAAGACTCCGACCcaaccccctccaccacccaccCAGCCAGCCTCtcacccatccacacacacacacacacacacacacacacagtactttcATGCTGTATCCTCCCGAATCGTCCGGTCGGACCTACCACTCCGTTGACAGACAGTAGCTGGTCGCCTCGCTTCAGGCCGCCGTGCCTCTCGGCCACGCCCCCCGGGATGATGCGGGAGATGTAGATGGGCGAGTTCTGCTCCTTGCCGCCCATCACGTTGAAGCCCAGCCCTTCCTCCGTCTTGGGCAGCTCCACCACCCGCGGGTGGGAGTGACCCTCGCTGGCTGCGAAGGCTGCGACTGTGGCCTgcgagaagagaggagagaggagagagaggtgcttGGTTAGCGGATGGCTTTCCTGAATCGTTGATCTCACCGGTAGTCATGACAATAAATCACCTAGAGAATGCCAATACAGGATAAGGAATGTCTAATGTAAAGGTGCtgtgtgattttgagacattagtataatgcCCGTAAACAGACAAGATCATCAccaagaagactggcagcctctaccagcctctactctgcattttacattgtgagccactgggtcggatttggcgggaaatctgctggattgctttacggcacaaaacaggaagagcaCAAACagcgcaaacagagctaaagttCTAGAGTTTctcgcaatggcagatggtggaaggagtgaaagattgatggaaaaatcacttccaacatgttgatcctcttcagtaaagtgaaagagaaacgATGAATGAAGCAAagacagggtttatgggaaatgtggtcttaattttgacaaacaaaaattagcactaacaataccgctggtgtgagat is part of the Centroberyx gerrardi isolate f3 chromosome 24, fCenGer3.hap1.cur.20231027, whole genome shotgun sequence genome and harbors:
- the lin7a gene encoding protein lin-7 homolog A, which produces MATVVQPLTLDRDVARAIELLEKLQESGDVPGHKLQSLKKVLQSEFCTAIREVYQYMHETITVNGCPEYQARATAKATVAAFAASEGHSHPRVVELPKTEEGLGFNVMGGKEQNSPIYISRIIPGGVAERHGGLKRGDQLLSVNGVSVEGEHHEKAVELLKAAKESVKLVVRYTPKVLEEMEARFEKLRTARRRQQQQLLMQQQQQQNLASQQNHMS